One Streptomyces formicae genomic window, TGCGGGCCAAGGTGATGGGGCGCATCGACCTCATCCGCTCCGGGCAGACCGTTCCGGAGAACGACGTCACGCAGGACGTGGCGGCGGGCGAGGCCTGAACCACCGCGCCGTCGGCGTGAGTTGACCGTACGAGGGCGGGCCGCGACATTTTCTGTCGCGGCCCGCCCTCGTTCTCCCCGTTCTCCCCTCCGGTCACTCGAACGTGCTAATTCACGGCCGCCGGGCTCTGGCCGCGATGCCACCGTTCTACTCTCCGGAGCTGGAACGGTGAGGAGAACTCCATGCGGTCGGTGCCGGCGTGGGCCCGCGTGTACATCCTGTGCGTCGCCCTGACGGGCGCCGCCTGCGCCGTGCCCGCGCTCGGCGCGCGCACGCCGTGGCCCGCCGTCGCCCTGCTCGCGGTGCTCTACGCCGGGTGCGAGCAGATCACCCGGTGCCGCTTCGTCGGCCGCCGTGCCCCGCGCGGTCTCGGCACCTTCTTCCCCGTGCTGCTCGCCGGGGTCTTCCTGCTGCCTCCTTCGGCCGCCGCCCTCGTCGCCGTGCCCGGCGCGCTGCTCGCCCGCGTCGAGCGGCATCCCCGGTGGGTGCGCAGGCTCTGGCGCGCGGCCCAACTCGCCGTCGCCGCCTGGGTGTCGGCCCGCGTCTTCGAGGCGCTCGGCGGTCCCGGGGCCTGCGCGGCGCCCGACTTCCCCTACGTCCTGGCTCCCGCGGGAGCCACCGTGCTCGCGTTCTCCGCCGTGCTCGCCGCCCTGGACGGCGGGGTCGCCGTGACCGCCGAGCGGGTGCCCGCGCGCCTGGCCTGGCGGGGGCTCTTCCCGCGCGCGCTCGCGCCCGTCGCGGTGCACGGCCTCGCCGGTCTGATGATGGCGGTCCTGTGGACCAGTCCGTACGGCCCCGCGGCCGGGCTGCTCGTGCTGCTTCCGATGGGCGTCTCCTGCTGGGTGTTCGCGCAGTACCACCGCGAGCGCGCCGCCCACCAGGCCACCATCAGGGCGCTCGTTCAGGCCGTCGACCTCAAGGACAAGTACACCCGCGGCCACAGCGAACGGGTCGGCCGCGCCTCGGTGCTCATCGCCAGGGAACTGGGCATGGGCGACGACCGCGTGGAGGTGCTCCGGTTCGCGGGCATCCTGCACGACGTCGGCAAACTCGGCGTACCCACCCGGCTGTTGCGCAAGGAAGGACCCCTGACGCCGGAGGAGCGCCGCGTCATCGAGCTGCATCCCGAGTACGGACACGAGATGGTGCGCGGCATCGGATTCCTGGGGGACGCGCGGGCGGCGATCCTGCACCACCACGAGCGGATCGACGGGAGCGGCTATCCGTACGGCCTCGCCGGGGCGCAGATCCCCGAGTCCGCCCGGGTGGTGGCCGTCGCGGACGCGTTCGACGCGATGACGTCCACGCGGTCCTACCGGCGGGCCCGGCCCGTGCCGGTGGCCTTGGAGGAGCTGACCCGGTGCGCGGGCGCGCAGTTCGACCCCGCGATGGTCGGGGCGCTGGCGCGGGCGCTGGAGCGGTACGGGTGGCATCCCGAGGTCACCTCGGACGTCCCCGGCCAGGCGGGGCCCGTGCCGCCCGCGCCGACGGTGTCCGCGCCCGCGGTGCCCGGTTCGGCCCCGCGGTGAGTTCCCGCCTGCCCACGGCGGCGACGGCGCTCGCCGGGCTGCTCGCCGTGCTGTCACTCGCCTGGACCCTCTGGCACGGCGTCACCGAGGGGCGGACCGCGTTCGCCTTCGGGGTGCTCGTCGCACTCGGGGAGCTGGCCCGGTGGGGGAGCGTGCGGGACCGGGAGCCCGCGCCGCTCGGGGCCGCGGGGGCCCTGGCGTACGCCCTGCTCGGGGAGAACGCGGGACAGCCCACGCACCACGGCGCCCCGCAGGTGATCGCCGTGGTCGTCGCGGCCGCGCTGGTGGGCGCCGTGCCGCACGTGGCGCTCGGCAAGGGGCCCTCGCCCGACCACATGGCGCGCCGCGTGCTGACCGTCGGGTTCGCCGCCGTGTGCTTCCAACCCCTGTACAACTCGGGCAAGTTGAAGGAGTGGGTCGGCCACGGGCCCTCCTTCGCGCTCGTCATGGTCGCGCTGCTCGTCCTGACCGCGCTCTGCGACGCCGTGCTCGCCGCGACCACGGCGCACGCCCGCACCGGCTGGCCGTTCGGCCCGCTCCTGAGGGACGAGCTGCGGGCCATGCTCGGCATCGGCTCCGCGGTGTGCGCGACCGGCGCGGTGATGGCGCTCGCGGTGGCCGTCGCGGGGCTCTGGGCGCTGCCGGTGTTCAGCATCCCGCTGCTGCTCACCCAGCTGTCCTTCCGGCGGTACGCGGCCGTGCGCGCGACCTACCGGCAGACCATCGCGTCCCTGGCCAGGGCGACGGAGATCGCCGGATACACCCCGCAGGGGCACGCCCGCAGGGTCGCCGGGCTCAGCAGGGCCGTGGGGCGCGACCTCGGCCTGTCCGAGCCCGACCTCATCGTCCTGGAGCACGCGGCGCTGATGCACGACATCGGCCAGCTCTCCCTGGTCGACCCGGTCCCCGCGGGCGCCACCGCGGCCCTTCCCGAGACGGAACAGCGTCGGATAGCCCTGCTCGGCGGGGCCGTGGTGCGCCAGACCGGGGTGGACTCGGCGGTCGCCGTCGTCGTGGAGCGCCAGGCGGATCCGTACCGCGACCAGCCGCTCACCGCGCGAATTGTGCGTACCGCGAACGCGTACGACGAGATGGCGCGGGGAGAAGGACCCACAGGGTCGCTCGACGGCCCGCTGCAGGCCCTGGAACGGCTGCGCCTGGCCACAGGACGCGACTACCAGGCCGAAGTCGTGGAGTCCCTCGCCCGGGTCCTTTCGCGGGCGGGGAACGGGCGGGCCTGAGGCGGGCCGAGGCTGGGTAACCCATGGGTAATGAGCGGCCGTCCGACCGTACGTGGTTGGATGCGAAGAAGAGGGTGCACGGGGGCACGGACCCCGATGCCGCGCCCTCAGAGGATGTGTCTTCCGAAATCGTGACAGGCGGGAATCAGGCGGGAATCGTGAGGATCTTCGGCAAGGGACGGCACCGGCCCTCCGCCTCATGGCGGCAGGCGACCGACCGCGCGTTCACGCTGATCGGCGACGGCCGGTACGAGGACGCGGGGGCCCTGCTCACGCGCGCGGCGGATCTGGAGCCCTGGCTGTCCGAGTCCTGGTTCAATCTCGCGCTCCTGCACAAGTTCCGGCACGACTGGGAGCAGGCGCGGGCCGCGGGGCTGCGCGCCGTCGCGCTCCTGGACCGGTCGGCGGGCGCCCCCGACTGGTGGAACGTCGGCATCGCGGCGACCGCCCTCCAGGACTGGCCGCTGGCCCGCCGCGCCTGGCAGGCGTACGGCCTGAAGGTGCCCGGCGGGGTCGCGGCGTCCGGCGAGCCGACGGGCATGGACCTGGGCAGCGCGGCCGTGCGGCTCTCGCCGGAGGGCGAGGCGGAGGTCGTGTGGGGCCGCAGGCTCGACCCGGCCCGCATCGAGCTCCTGTCCATCCCGCTGCCCTCGTCGGGGCGGCGCTGGGGCGAGGTCGTGCTGCACGACGGCGTCCCGCACGGCGAGCGGACGACGGCGGCGGGCCACTCCTATCCCGTCTTCGACGAGATCGAGCTCTGGGCGCCCTCGCCCGTGCCCACCTGGGTGGTGCTCCTGGAGGCCGCCACCGAGGCCGACAGGGACGCCCTGGAGCAGCTCGCGTCCGACGCGGGCTTTGCCGCCGAGGACTGGTCGTCCTCGGTGCGGCTGCTCTGCCGGATGTGCTCCGAGTCCCGGATGCCGAGCGACGAGGGCGACGGCGAGCACCTGGACCCGCACGACCACAGCGAGCCGGGACACCCGGGCCCGCTCGGCCACCGCAGCCCGGGCGCGGTCTGGGTGCCCGAGCGCGAGTGCGGCATCGCGGCGCCCGCGGGCCTGGTGCGCGGCCTGCTCGACGGCTGGGTGGCGGACAGCCCGGACTCCCGCGACTGGCGGGACCTCGAAGAGGTCTGCTGACCCGAGGAGGTCCCCGGGCACTTCGCCGTAGGCTGTACCGGCACAAACTCTTGAGGGCTTCAAGGAAGGCGTACGGCGGACATGGCGCAGGACACTGAGCAGCAGACCTCCGGCGGGGTGCTCCCCGTCGACGACGAGGGCTTCGTCATCGACACGGAGGACTGCGAGGAGCGCGAGACGGCCTACCGCGAGCGCGGCACGTCGCGGCCGATCACGGTCGTCGGCAATCCGGTCCTGCACAAGGAGTGCAAGGACGTCACCGCCTTCGACGACGACCTCGCGAAGCTGATCGACGACATGTTCGCGACCCAGCGCGTGGCGCAGGGCGTGGGCGTGGCCGCCAACCAGGTCGGCGTCGACCTGAAGGTGTTCGTCTACGACTGCATGGACGACGAGGGCGTGCGCCACGTCGGCGTGGTCTGCAACCCGGTCCTCCAGGAGCTGCCCGCCGAGCGGCGCAGCCTGGACGACTCGGGCGAGGGCTGCCTCTCCGTGCCGACCGCCTACGCCCCGCTGGCCCGCCCGGACTACGCCGAGGTGACCGGGCAGGACGAGAAGGGCAACCCCATCAAGGTGCGCGGCACGGGCTACTTCGCGCGCTGCCTGCAGCACGAGACGGACCACCTGTACGGCTACCTGTACATCGACCGTCTCTCCAAGCGGGAGCGCAAGGACGCGCTGCGGCAGATGGAAGAGGGCACGCCGCGCTACCCCGTGGTGCCGAACGACTGACGTGCGCCACGCCTGAGGGGCGTGGGAACCGCGTGACACGAGCGGCCCCTGGTCGGGAACTACTCCCTGACCAGGGGCCGTTGTCGTGGGCCGATCGGATGTGCGAGCAGAACCGGCTGCCGGTGATCCATATTCAGTCACGTAAGGGGAGGTTCTCGGCACTGGGGGGTAGTGAATGGCGCAAATCTGTTCCCTGAACGGTCAGTTGTGGTGCTGAATGGAAAGCGCGGGGATACGCAACGGCGCGCGCCCGGTACGGCGGGAGGGGCGTGCGTCCACAAGCGGCTGAAAGGGGTTCGTCCGTGCCTGCATATTCCGGGAGCACTTCACAGACACAGCCACCCACACAGACGGTATCGGTCCCACCGGCGCTGGCCGTTCCGGTGATCGAGGCAGCGTTTCCTCGCCGTCTGCATCCGTATTGGCCAAAGCTTCAGGAGAAGTCCAGGACCTGGCTCCGCGAAATGCGGCTCATGCCCCCGGACAAGGTCGAGCGGTACGCGGACAGCCTCTGCTACACCGACCTGGTGGCGGGCTACTACATTGGCGCGCCGGACGAGTTGCTCACCGCGATAGCGGACCTCAGCAGCTGGTTCTTCGCATGGGACGACCGGCACGACAGGGACTCGGTGCACGGCAGGACGGCACAGTGGCGGTGGCTGTGCCGGGGCCTGCACGGGACCCTCAACGAACCGCGCACGTACCTGCACCACGGGGACCCGTTGGTCGCGGGGTTCGCCGACTGCGTCCTGCGGCTCTACTCGTTCCTCGGTCCCAGCTGGAACGCCAGGTTCGCCCGGCACTTCCACCCGGTGATCGACGCGTACGACGAGGAGTTCAGGAACCGGCGCGCCGGCACGGTGCCCACGGTCGAGGCGTACGTCGAGCTGCGCCGCCTCACGTTCGCGCACTGGGCGTGGATCGATCTGCTCGAACCCACCGCGCGCCGCGAACTGCCGCGCCCCGTGAGGAAACACCCCGCATACCGGCGGGCGGCCCTTGCGACCCAGGACTTCTCGGCCTGGTACAACGACCTGTGCTCGCTCCCGAAAGAACTCGCGGGAGACGAACTGCACAATCTCGGAATCAGCCTCATCCACCATGAGGGAATGACGCTCGAACAGGCCGTGGCGGAGGTCCACAGGCGCGTCACGCGATGCGTCACGGAATTCATGGCGGCCGAGGAGGAAGTGCATTCATTCGCCGCTCAATTGGCGGACGGAACCGTCGAGGGAAGGAAACTCGCGGACACCGTGGAATCATGCGTCTTCAATATGCGGAACTGGTTCTCTTCCGTCTATTGGTTCCATCACGAATCCGGCCGCTATCGCGTCGACAGCTGGGACGACAGGTCCATACCCCCCTACGTCACGGAAGGCATCGTGGCGGAAAACGAACTGGTAGGTGAGGAATGAGCGTCGAATCCGCGATAACCGCCCCCGCCGCGTCAGGACAGGGCCCGCTGCGTACCCCGCCGCTCGTCGGCGGGGGAGCGCCCTTACTCGGCCACGCCTGGAACCTGGTGCGCGACCCGCTAGGCTTCCTCGCCGCGCTGCGTGACCACGGGGATCTCGTACGGATCAGGCTGGGGCCCAAGACGGCGTACGCGGTGTGCGATCCCGAACTGGTCGGCGCCCTCCTGAAGAACCCCGAGTACATCGTCGGAGGGCCGCTCTGGGACACCCTGGAGGTGCTCCTCGGCAAGGGCGTGGCGACCAGCAACGGCCGACTGCACCGGCGTCAGCGCCGCATGATGCAGCCCGCGTTCAGGCCCGAGCGGATCGCCGACTACGCCGAGGTGATGGAGGAGGAGGCGCGCGCCACGGCCGCCCGCTGGCAGCCGGGAAGCACCGTCGACGTCAGTGCGGAGATGTTCCGCACGGCGGTCCGGGTCGTCTCGCGCTCGCTCCTGGAGGTCGACTCCATCGGTGAGAAGGCGGACCGCATCAGCGAGTCGCTGCACACCGTCTTCGAGGGGCTCTACCGCCGGATGGTGCTCTCGGTCGGGCCGCTCTACCGCGTGCCGACCCCGGCCAACCGGCGCTTCGAGCGCGCGCTCGCCGATCTGCACGCGCTCGTCGACGAGATCGTCGCGGAGCGCCGTGCGGCAGGGCCCGGCGGCCCCGACGACCTGCTCGCGGAATTGCTGCGGGCCACGGACGAATCAGGGGCCCCCATAACCGATCAGGAGATCCACGACCACGTGGTTTCCCTGGTCGTCGCAGGAGCCGAGAATGTGGCCTCGACACTGGCGTGGGCGTTCCATCTGCTGACCGAACACCCCGAGCAGGAAAGGCGGTTGGTTGAAGAGGTAAATTCCGTCACGCAGGGGCGGGCGATCACATTCGCGGACCTGGGCGAGCTGCCGCACCTCCGCAATGTCGTCACGGAGGCCATGCGTATACGGCCCGCGGCTTGGATATTCACCCGCAGGTCCGTGGCCGAAACCGAGCTGGGCGGCTATCGCATTCCGGCGGACGCCGACATCGTCTACAGCGTGTACGCGATGCAGCGCGACCCGCGTTCCTTCGAGCGGCACTTGGAGTTCGACCCGGACCGCTGGAATCCGGAACGCGCTTCGGAGGTCCCCGAGTTCGCGATGATGCCGTTCAGTGTCGGCAACCGAAAGTGCCCCGGCGACCACTTCAGCCTCGCTGAACTGGCCCTGATCCTGGGCACGGTGATCCCGAAATGGCGCCTGACACCGGTCGGGGAGACCGACACCGGAACCAAGATCGGCATCACGCTGCACCCCAAGCGGCTCGTCCTGCGGGCCGACCCGCGCTGAACGAGCGGTGTGCCCACCCCGCCCCCCGTGACGGGGCGGGCACACCGGGGCCCGGTTGCGCCAGACTCAGAATTCGTCGTCGAAGGAGACCGAACCCTCGACCGCGACCTGGTACGCGGAGGGCCGCCGCTCGAAGAAGTTGGTCAGCTCCTGCACGCCCTGCAACTCCATGAAGGAGAAGGGGTTCTCCGAGCCGTAGACCGGCGCGAAGCCGAGCCGCTGCAGGCGCTGGTCGGCGACGCACTGCAGGTACTCGCGCATCGAGTCCGTGTTCATGCCGGGCAGGCCATCGCCGCACAGGTCGCGGGCGAACTGCAGCTCGGCCTCGACGGCCTCCTTGAGCATGTCCGTGACCTGGTCCTGGAGCGCGTCGTCGAAGAGCTCGGGCTCCTCCTTGCGGACGGTGTCGACCACGTCGAAGGCGAAGCTCATGTGCATCGTCTCGTCACGGAACACCCAGTTGGTGCCGGTCGCGAGGCCGTGCAGCAGACCGCGGCTGCGGAACCAGTAGACGTACGCGAAGGCGCCGTAGAAGAAGAGGCCCTCGATGCACGCGGCGAAGCAGATGAGGTTGAGCAGGAAGCGGCGGCGGTCGGCCTGCGTCTCCAGGCGGTCCAGCTTCTCGACCTCGTTGATCCACTTGAAGCAGAACTCGGCCTTCTCCCGGATCGAGGGGATCTCCTCGACCGCGTCGAAGGCGGCGGCGCGGTCCTCCGGGTCGGGCAGGTAGGTGTCGAGCAGCGTCAGGTAGAACTGGACGTGCACGGCCTCCTCGAAGAGCTGACGGCTCAAGTAGAGCCGCGCCTCGGGGGAGTTGATGTGCTTGTAGAGCGTCAGCACCAGGTTGTTGGAGACGATCGAGTCACCCGTCGCGAAGAACGCGACCAGGCGGCCGATCATGTGCTGCTCGCCCGGCGAGAGCTTGGCGAGGTCGGCGACGTCCGAGTGGAGGTCGACCTCCTCGACGGTCCAGGTGTTCTTGATCGCGTCCCGGTAGCGCTCGTAGAAGTCCGGGTAGCGCATGGGACGCAGGGTCAGCTCGAAGCCCGGGTCGAGCAGGTTCTTCTCGGAGTTGGTGGTGGGCAGGGCTTCCGGCGCGGAGCGCTGTCCATCAGGGGTGGTGGTCGGGAGACGGGTGGGCATTACTGGCAGGCCTCGCAGGACTCGGGGTTTTCCAGGGAGCAGGCGACGGCGTCGGGGTCGGTCACCTGCTGGGGGACGGGGGCCGCGGCGGTGGCCTGGGAGCCGCCTGCCGCGCGGGCGATGCGCGTCGCCGGGCGCGAGCGCAGGTAGTACGTGGTCTTCAGGCCCCGCTGCCAGGCGTAGGCGTACATCGAGGAGAGCTTGCCGATGGTCGGCGTCTCCAGGAACAGGTTCAGGGACTGCGCCTGGTCGAGGAACGGGGTGCGGTCGGCCGCCATGTCGATCAGACCGCGCTGCGGGATCTCCCACGCGGTGCGGTACAGCGCGCGGACCTCCTCGGGGATCCAACTGAAGTCCTGCACCGAGCCGTTGGCCTCGCGCAGCGCCTCACGGGTCTGCGCGTCCCACACGCCGAGCCGCTTGAGCTCCTGCACCAGGTAGGCGTTGACCTGGAGGAACTCGCCCGACAGCGTCTCGCGCTTGAAGAGGTTGGAGACCTGCGGCTCGATGCACTCGTACACGCCCGCGATGGACGCGATGGTGGCGGTCGGCGCGATGGCGAGGAGCAGGGAGTTGCGCATGCCGGTCGTGGCGATGCGCTCCCGAAGCGCCGCCCAGCGCTCGGGCCACGTCAGCTCGACGCCGTAGTGGTCAGGGTGCAGCACGCCGCGCGCGGTGCGGGTCTTCTCCCAGGCGGGCAGCGGGCCGTTGCGCTCGGCGAGGTCCGCGGACGCCTCGTACGAAGCGAGCATGATCCGCTCGGCGATGCGGGTGGAGAGGGCGCGCGCCTCGGGGGAGTCGAACGGCAGCTTCAGCTGGAAGAAGACGTCCTGGAGGCCCATCGCGCCGAGGCCCACCGGGCGCCACTTGGCGTTGGAGCGCCCGGCCTGCTCGGTCGGGTAGAAGTTGATGTCGACGACGCGGTCGAGGAAGGTGACGGCGGTGCGGACGGTCTCGTCGAGCCGCTCCCAGTCGATGTCGCCGTTCACCACGAAGGCGCCGAGGTTGACCGAGCCGAGGTTGCAGACGGCCGTCTCCCCGTCGTCCGTCACCTCCAGGATCTCCGTGCAGAGGTTGGAGGAGTGCACCGTGTGGCCGGGCTCCGCCGTCTGGTTGGCGGTGCGGTTGGCGGCGTCCTTGAAGGTCATCCAGCCGTTGCCGGTCTGCGCGAGGGTGCGCATCATGCGGCCGTACAGGTCCCGGGCCGGGATGGTCTTCTTCGCGTGCCCCGCGGCCTCGGCCGCGCGGTAGGCGGCGTCGAACTCCTCGCCCCACAGGTCGACGAGCTCGGGCACGTCGGCCGGGGAGAACAGCGACCAGTCCTGGTCGGCGGCGACCCGGCGCATGAACTCGTCGGGGATCCAGTGCGCGAGGTTGAGGTTGTGCGTGCGGCGCGCGTCCTCGCCGGTGTTGTCGCGCAGCTCCAGGAACTCCTCGATGTCGGAGTGCCAGGTCTCCAGGTAGACGGCGGCCGCGCCCTTGCGGCGCCCGCCCTGGTTCACGGCGGCGACCGAGGCGTCGAGGGTCTTCAGGAACGGCACGATGCCGTTGGAGTGCCCGTTCGTACCGCGGATCAGCGAACCCCGCGAGCGGATGCGGGAGTACGAGAGTCCGATCCCGCCCGCGTGCTTGGAGAGCCGCGCGACCTGGTGGTAGCGGTCGTAGATCGAGTCGAGCTCGTCGAGCGGGGAGTCCAGGAGGTAGCAGGAGGACATCTGCGGGTGCCGGGTGCCCGAGTTGAACAGCGTCGGCGAGGACGGCAGGTAGTCCAGGCGGCTCATCAGGCCGTACAGCGCGGCGACCTCGTCGAGCGCGCGGGCGCTGTCGTCTTCGGCGAGACCGGCCGCCACGCGCAGCATGAAGTGCTGCGGGGTCTCGATGACCTGCCGCGTGATGGGGTGGCGCAGGAGGTAGCGGCTGTGCAGGGTGCGCAGGCCGAAGTAGCCGAAGCGGAAGTCCGCGCCGTCCGCGAGCGCGGCGTCCACCAGGGCGTCGAGCCGGGCCGCGTGCTCGGTGACGAAGGACGCCGTGCGGTCGGCGATCAGACCCTCGCGGTGCCCGACGGCGACGGAGTCGGTGAAGGAGCGCACGCCCTGCGTGGCCGCCTCCTCGCGGATGCCGATCGACAGGAGCCTGGCGGCGAGCTTGGAGTACGCCGGGTCCTCGGAGATGAGCCCCGCGGCCGCCTCGGTCGCCAGTTCCCGCAGCTCGGCCACGTCGGCCCTGGCCGACCTGCCGCGCAGCGCGGCGGCCGCGACCCGGCCCGCGTCGGCGTCGGGCAGGTCGGCGGTGAGGTCGGTCAGGGTGCGCAGCAGCGCGGTCCCTGGCCCGTCGGTACCCTCGGCGGTCGGCGTGGACGTCGCTGACGCAGGTTCGGCAGGCGCGATGGTCACGTGGAGCTCTCCCTCGCTCGGCTCTGGGCCAGGGGAGGGAATGGTGCACGGGCGCACCCGGACAGGGCGGCGTACCGCGTCCACCGGCCCACTCCACGAGGCCCGGACGGTCGGCACCCGGGCCGGACGACTCGGGTGCGCTGCCGGCAGGTCCTCGGACTTGCGGGTACGACAAAGACGTACACATACACCGTTGCGGGACAGTTCCGGACTTGCACCGGATTCCCCTGCGACGACAGCGAGCACGAGCATACATCTTGTGCCGGGTTTCTGAAGCAGGCCCACATCTTGTGTCACCGATGGGAGTTGCGTGTAATGCGGGGCGTATTACAATAGGGTCATGACGCCGAAGACCATCAGTTTCCGCCCGGACGCCGAGACGCATCGCGAGCTGGAGAAGCTGGCCGAGGCGCGCGACATCACGGCGTCCGACGCCATAAGGCTCGCCATTCACGAGGCGTACGTGCGGGAGCAGTACCGACGGGCCGCCGCGGAGCTCGACGGCTGGCGCAACGACCCCGCGTACCAGGCGGAGATCGCCGAAGTCCGGGAAGAGATGAACGAACTCCGTGCGTGGTGACCTCTACCGGCTGCGCTCCCGCAAGGGTGCGGTGGGGCACGAGCAGCGCGGTGCCCGGTACGCCGTCGTGCTGCAGACCGAAGCGCTCAACACGTCCACGCTGATCGTCGCGCCGACGTCGACCAGCGCGGCTCCGGGCTTGCTGCACCCCAAGCTGGACATGGAGGGCACCGCGACCGTGGTGCTCGTCGAGCAGATGACCGCAGTGGACCCGGAGCGCCTCGGTGACTTCGCCGGGCGGGTCGAGCCGGACGAGTGGAGCGACATCGAGCGTGCCGTGAAGCTGGTGCTCGGGCTTCTCTGACGCGGGTACGACGACGGGCCGCCGGACACTCCGGCGGCCCGTCACGCGTACGCGGCGGAAGACTCAGTGGCCCGCGCCCGCCGTCGCCTTCGGCAGCTCCGTGGCGACGCCGGGGTCACCGGCGTCCGCCGTGTAGTCCCCGGGCGCGGTCTCGTCGATGCCGTCGGGGGCCTTCAGCGCTTTCAGGACGAAGGTGAGGACCACGGTCACGATCACGTTCAGGACGAACGCGGTGAGGCCGATGTAGCCGATCTCGCCGATGCCCGGGATCGTGTCGGACGAGCCGCCGAAGTGCTTCTGCGTCGGCGAGGCGACGCCGTACGCCGCGAGCGTGCCGTAGACCATGCCGACCGCCCAGCCCGCGAGCAGCGCCCAGCGGTGGAACCAGCGGGTGAACAGGCCGCCGACCAGCGCGGGCATCGTCTGCAGGATCCAGATGCCGCCGAGCAGCTGGAAGTTGATCGCGACGGTCTTGTCCATGGTCAGGACGAAGACCAGCGCGCCCACCTTCACCAGGAGCGAGACCAGCTTGGAGATCTTGGTCTCCTGCTCGGGCGTCGCGTCGGGCTTGAGGAAGTCCTTGTAGATGTTCCTGGTGAAGAGGTTCGCCGCCGCGATGGACATGATGGCGGCGGGGACGAGCGCGCCGATGCCGATCGCGGCGAAGGCGACGCCGGTGAACCAGTCGGGGAACATGTCCTCGAAGAGCTGCGGGATCGCGAGCTGTCCGTTGTCGACCTTGATCCCGGCCGCGATCGCCATGAAGCCGAGGAGCGCGAGCAGCCCCAGCATCAGCGAGTACAGCGGCAGGATCGTGGTGTTGCGGCGGATCACGTCGCGGCTCTTGGAGGAGAGCGTCGCCGTGATCGAGTGCGGATACATGAACAGCGCGAGGGCCGAGCCGAGCGCCAGCGTCGCGTAGGTCCACTGGCCCGCCTCGGGCGGTGCGAGCGCGCCGCGCGGCTTGTCGGTCGCCGGGTTGGTCTGCTCGAAGGCGTGACCGGCCTTGGCGAAGATGTCGTCGAAGCCGCCGAGCTTGATCGGGATGTAGATGATGGCGACGACGATGACGAGGTAGATCAGGCCGTCCTTCACGAACGCGATCAGCGCGGGGGCGCGCAGACCCGAGGAGTACGTGTAGGCGGCGAGCACCGCGAAGGCGATGAGCAGCGGCAGGTCCTTGACGAACCAGTTGGTGTCCGGGCCGCCGCCGACGCCCATCACGTCGAGCACGGCCTGGATGCCGACCAGTTGCAGCGCGATGTACGGCATCGTGGCGAGGATGCCGGTGACCGCGACGGCCAGCGAGAGCCCCTTGGAGCCGAACCGGCCGCGGACGAAGTCCGACGTGGTCACGTACCCGTGCTTGTGCGAGACCGACCACAGGCGCGGCAGGAAGGTGAAGATCAGCGGGTAGACGAGGATCGTGTACGGGACGGCGAAGAAGCCGGCCGCGCCCGCCGCGTAGATCGCCGCGGGGACGGCCACGAAGGTGTACGCCGTGTACAGGTCGCCGCCGAGCAGGAACCAGGTGACCCAGGTGCCGAACGACCGTCCGCCCAGGCCCCATTCGTC contains:
- a CDS encoding HD-GYP domain-containing protein, which codes for MRSVPAWARVYILCVALTGAACAVPALGARTPWPAVALLAVLYAGCEQITRCRFVGRRAPRGLGTFFPVLLAGVFLLPPSAAALVAVPGALLARVERHPRWVRRLWRAAQLAVAAWVSARVFEALGGPGACAAPDFPYVLAPAGATVLAFSAVLAALDGGVAVTAERVPARLAWRGLFPRALAPVAVHGLAGLMMAVLWTSPYGPAAGLLVLLPMGVSCWVFAQYHRERAAHQATIRALVQAVDLKDKYTRGHSERVGRASVLIARELGMGDDRVEVLRFAGILHDVGKLGVPTRLLRKEGPLTPEERRVIELHPEYGHEMVRGIGFLGDARAAILHHHERIDGSGYPYGLAGAQIPESARVVAVADAFDAMTSTRSYRRARPVPVALEELTRCAGAQFDPAMVGALARALERYGWHPEVTSDVPGQAGPVPPAPTVSAPAVPGSAPR
- a CDS encoding HD-GYP domain-containing protein; amino-acid sequence: MSSRLPTAATALAGLLAVLSLAWTLWHGVTEGRTAFAFGVLVALGELARWGSVRDREPAPLGAAGALAYALLGENAGQPTHHGAPQVIAVVVAAALVGAVPHVALGKGPSPDHMARRVLTVGFAAVCFQPLYNSGKLKEWVGHGPSFALVMVALLVLTALCDAVLAATTAHARTGWPFGPLLRDELRAMLGIGSAVCATGAVMALAVAVAGLWALPVFSIPLLLTQLSFRRYAAVRATYRQTIASLARATEIAGYTPQGHARRVAGLSRAVGRDLGLSEPDLIVLEHAALMHDIGQLSLVDPVPAGATAALPETEQRRIALLGGAVVRQTGVDSAVAVVVERQADPYRDQPLTARIVRTANAYDEMARGEGPTGSLDGPLQALERLRLATGRDYQAEVVESLARVLSRAGNGRA
- a CDS encoding tetratricopeptide repeat protein, which translates into the protein MRIFGKGRHRPSASWRQATDRAFTLIGDGRYEDAGALLTRAADLEPWLSESWFNLALLHKFRHDWEQARAAGLRAVALLDRSAGAPDWWNVGIAATALQDWPLARRAWQAYGLKVPGGVAASGEPTGMDLGSAAVRLSPEGEAEVVWGRRLDPARIELLSIPLPSSGRRWGEVVLHDGVPHGERTTAAGHSYPVFDEIELWAPSPVPTWVVLLEAATEADRDALEQLASDAGFAAEDWSSSVRLLCRMCSESRMPSDEGDGEHLDPHDHSEPGHPGPLGHRSPGAVWVPERECGIAAPAGLVRGLLDGWVADSPDSRDWRDLEEVC
- the def gene encoding peptide deformylase — its product is MAQDTEQQTSGGVLPVDDEGFVIDTEDCEERETAYRERGTSRPITVVGNPVLHKECKDVTAFDDDLAKLIDDMFATQRVAQGVGVAANQVGVDLKVFVYDCMDDEGVRHVGVVCNPVLQELPAERRSLDDSGEGCLSVPTAYAPLARPDYAEVTGQDEKGNPIKVRGTGYFARCLQHETDHLYGYLYIDRLSKRERKDALRQMEEGTPRYPVVPND
- the cyc1 gene encoding epi-isozizaene synthase encodes the protein MPAYSGSTSQTQPPTQTVSVPPALAVPVIEAAFPRRLHPYWPKLQEKSRTWLREMRLMPPDKVERYADSLCYTDLVAGYYIGAPDELLTAIADLSSWFFAWDDRHDRDSVHGRTAQWRWLCRGLHGTLNEPRTYLHHGDPLVAGFADCVLRLYSFLGPSWNARFARHFHPVIDAYDEEFRNRRAGTVPTVEAYVELRRLTFAHWAWIDLLEPTARRELPRPVRKHPAYRRAALATQDFSAWYNDLCSLPKELAGDELHNLGISLIHHEGMTLEQAVAEVHRRVTRCVTEFMAAEEEVHSFAAQLADGTVEGRKLADTVESCVFNMRNWFSSVYWFHHESGRYRVDSWDDRSIPPYVTEGIVAENELVGEE
- a CDS encoding cytochrome P450 — protein: MSVESAITAPAASGQGPLRTPPLVGGGAPLLGHAWNLVRDPLGFLAALRDHGDLVRIRLGPKTAYAVCDPELVGALLKNPEYIVGGPLWDTLEVLLGKGVATSNGRLHRRQRRMMQPAFRPERIADYAEVMEEEARATAARWQPGSTVDVSAEMFRTAVRVVSRSLLEVDSIGEKADRISESLHTVFEGLYRRMVLSVGPLYRVPTPANRRFERALADLHALVDEIVAERRAAGPGGPDDLLAELLRATDESGAPITDQEIHDHVVSLVVAGAENVASTLAWAFHLLTEHPEQERRLVEEVNSVTQGRAITFADLGELPHLRNVVTEAMRIRPAAWIFTRRSVAETELGGYRIPADADIVYSVYAMQRDPRSFERHLEFDPDRWNPERASEVPEFAMMPFSVGNRKCPGDHFSLAELALILGTVIPKWRLTPVGETDTGTKIGITLHPKRLVLRADPR